The genomic window ACTATTTTAGAGGCTGAAAAGGTAGAAAAAGCCGACAAATTACTGAAACTGACCGTTGATACAGGTGTTGACGTAAAAACGGTTGTTTCCGGAATTGCGGAAAGCTTTACCCCGGAAGAAGTAATCGGAAAGCAGGTGATGATTTTACTGAATCTTGCTCCAAGAAAAATCAGAGGAATAGAATCTCAGGGAATGTTGTTGTTGACTACTAAACCGGATGGAAAACTGTCTTTCGTAACGCCGGATGACAACAATGTAGAAAACGGAATCGAAATCGGATAATTTTACAATTATTATATTATAAAAATGGGCAATCTATGCCCATTTTTTTATCTGCCATGGTACAGAAAAAAGTTTTACAGAAGCTTACCAACCCCGAACTCGAGCAGTACTTACGGCAAGACAGCCGGTTTACGCCGGAGGCGATTAAACTGGCAGCTGAAATTCTCGAGGAAAGAGACCGGATTTTTACGGATGATGAAAAATTTCGTATCCGGGAGATTATCAGAACAAAAAATGAAGACGAAGAGCGTAAAAGACTGGAGCACGAAGAATTGCAGAAAGATCACATTACTGACGATCCTGCAGCCATCCGGCTGCACTCCAGAGAATTGATTATGTTTTTCGGCCTGTGTTTGGGATTTTTGTCCGGCGCGGTTCTTCTCAGCCTGAATCTCTTCAAACTAAAAAAATACAGAGAAGGTACTTGCATTATTTTCCTTGGCATTACGTATTCTATCCTTCAATATTTTGTTGTTCCGTTACTGCATGAAACAAAAAACACAGGAAGAGCAGCCGCTTTAAACCGGAATCCCGAATTATTATTTGCCGTTATGGGGTTTTTACTGCTTTATTTCCTATGGCTGGAAACCATAAAGAAGCTTCCTTACCGTAAGAATTCATTATTAGTCCCGATTATGATCGGATTGTTATCCATTTTTTTCAGTTACATAAATTATTATGGGTACTCCCCATCTTATATCTTCGTTATTTTGGCCAGGTAAGAATCTTCTTCCTGCAAAATTTTCTCAATTTTAAATCCATTATTCTCAGCTGCATTTTTTAAGGTATTGAAATCGAGATACAGCCATTTGATCGGATCTTCGGATTCTCCTTTATAATGCACGATGTAATCCAGTTCACCGTAGTATCCTTCTGCAGGAATATAAACGCCGCCGTCTTCATCCTCGTCAAACATATAAAGAATATCGGTACTGTCGATTAAGACCTGGCCTTTTGCATTTAGTAAAGAATATAATTTTTTCAGGTAAATATCGATCACCTGAAGGCTCTGGAAAATCCCCGTTCCGTTCATCAACAGGAGAATGGTATCAAATGTCCCCTCCGAAAAATAAAGCATGTTTTCAGCAACTGCTTTTTTAATGCCTCTCAGCTTACATACTTCGATAGATTTGGGGGAAATATCCAGTGCGGTAACGTCCAGGTTTCTTTCGTTCTGGAGATACAAAGCGTGAGAACCTGCTCCTGCCCCAATATCAAGAACCTTTCCCTGAGCAAGTTTCAGAGCTTTCTGCTCGATCTTATTCATCTGATTAAAATCACGGAAGAGATAGTTTACCGGAAGTTCATCCAGTTCGGAAATGGAAGTTTCGGTCTGCAGGTCTTCGGGATTTTCGTTGTGGTAATAATCCCAGATGGCCTTGCCCATTAGATCTTTCATAGTTTTATTTAAACTGCAAAGATAAGGTTTGAATTTTTATCATGGACTATTTGACCAGACCAGTGTATCCTTTACCAATTTTTCCATTTAATCCGCTTTGATCATCCTGATGTTTCTGTGGTGATTGAGGCTCTCGAAATCACCTGTCCTGCTCCCTAGCCCCGATTGGCGCGGCATCCTTTTTTCGGTGTGGGTTAAGCATGGAGAAAAAAGATACAGCAGAAAGCGGGAAAAAGCTCCTCATAATGATGAGTAATAAGTAATGGGTATGGGTTAATAGGAAAATTATATTACTATAAACGCAAAGCCCCACTTTACGATGTAAGATGGAGCTTTGCTGAATGAAAAACAAGGTTTCTTTATAATGCAGGTCCTGCCGCATCTTTTATTTCTTCCGATAATCTTTTTCTTTCCATCAGGCGTTTTCGGGCGATAACCGATTTTCCGCTCAGCAGTCTTACAAATCTTGCGGAGATAAAGCGCTCTCTGCCGAAATGATGGGTTAAAACATATCCCAGAATTCCGAAACCGGCCACAACGATGTAGCCGAAGATCTTTTTGTTGGCCGCAAGAATGGCATTCAGCTGGATGGTTTTCAGGTTGGCTGCAACATTCTGGGAAGTGACCGTCATTCCGTCCATATACACGGCGAGGTCTCCCAAACTTACCACTTGAAAACGGTATTGAAACCACGAAAATAAGGCTGAAAACAAACCGATCGTTAGAAAGGTCCGCCAAACCAAAGCCAGGCCGATGGCCGCCAGCATATCGTCCAGCTCCAGTTTATCCAGCGTATAATACCAGACCGAGATAAACAATGCCGTCATTCCAAAGCCTTTTAAAAACAACGGCAGATACCAGTTTTCATAATTAAATTCCAGTACCATCGAGAAATACATAATGATTGAATATCCCACCATGGCTGCAAACCCGGAAAAGATATACATCTTTAAAGGCTTGTCTTTTTTAAACCAGAAAACAGCGATGGCTCCGGCAAGCAGAATCCCAGGGATCATCAACAGGTTCAGTCGGGCATTGGTTAGCTGATCATACCCCAGGACACCGACGGCAAAGATATTCTGAACGGAGGCCGTTGCCATAAACATGCCCAGACAAAGCAGCATAAACAAACCGTGAAGTACATTGTTTCTGGAGAAAATTTTAAATGACAGATAAGGTCTTTTCAGATGCGTCTGGCGGATAACCAACAGAGCAAAGCTTACAAAAGCGGCAATTCCTGCATTGATAATTTTTGTTGAATTCAGCCAATCCTGCTGTTTCCCGAATGCGAATACATAGGCAGAGAACATAAACGTTGAAACGAAGAGCAAAATGCTCAGCCAGTCGATGTAGTGCAGCGGTACCTTCAGCGCAAAGTATTTATCGTGCATAAAAATCCACTGCATCAATGCCATAACCAGACATAAAACCGATACGATCATGAAAAACTGCTGCCAGTTGTAGAGCATGGAAACTTCTACGGCCAGGTAGCCTACAACCTGGTTGATAACCAGCACAAAGGCATAAAATACCCCGTAAAACATTCCCCGGTTTCCGATCATTGCCATAACGGGCAAAAACAGCTCGATGGCAACGATCATTTTGCAAAAGCCAATCAGCACCGAACTCCCGATAATGACTGATGGTTCTGAAGTCGTGGCATTGATATAATTCAGTATGCTGAGCAAAACCAGCACCAGGGTGAGTTTATCCCGGACTTTGAATCGCATTTTCAGTCTTAAAACAATCGGCATTGCAGCACCCATCCCGATCGTTGTCGCATAGTTGGCCCATATGTAATATTCCGAAAGCATTCCGGTTCCACCCACCATATAGCTGATGTTCCCCGTATACACTCCGCCCAACGGCATTACGATAGCCATCAGGAGAACAATGAGCAAAAGCTGGACGAGTTTCGGCACCCAATCGCTGTATAATCCTTTATTGTACATAGTTTATTTAAATTGTATATAGGCTCGAAGCTGGATGTGGGGAGCTGGATGTAATACACTTTGGAACTTCAAGCTTCCCGCATCCATCACCCAGCCTTACTTTTTAATCGCAATATTCATGTTCATCCCGGCGCTCAGCTTTTCAATATCTTCTTTTTTATTGGAACCGGTAAATTCTATCCTTACCGGAATCCTTTGCTGAACCTTGATGAAATTTCCCGTAGAGTTATCGGTAGGCACACTTGAATACCTTGACCCTGTAGCCGCAGAGATGGCGGTCACTACTCCTTCAAACTGCTTTCCACCGAGTGCATCGGCCGTCATCATCATTTTTTCACCGATTTTCACGTTCGGCATCTGGCTTTCCAGGAAATTGGCGGTTACCCACTTCTGCTGGTTTAAAACAATGGTTGCCACCTGCTGTCCCGGCTGGATCAGCTGTCCTTCGGAAATTGTTCTTCTCCCCATGACCCCGTCGTAAGGGGCAGTGATTACCGTATACGAAAGATTGATTTTTGCCATATCCAGAGCCGATTTTGTTCTTTTGATCTCAGCATCGATAATTCCGAATTTGCTTTTCACCTCGGTAGTAGAAAGGTTAGCTGATCTTTTCTGATTAACCAGAGTTTCGTAAGCCGCTTTCTGCGCATCATACTCCGTTTTCACCTGGTCGTACTGCTGGCGGGTTACCGCTTCGGAGGCCAATAAATTTTTATAACGGTTTAAATTCTGTTCCGCATTCCACAGCCTGGCTTTTGCTCCGGCTATATTGGATTCCATCACATTCACGTTGTTGGAAACGGTATTTACCGATGAGTTGGTGGCCGCACGCTGGGCCAGCGCATTCTGATAGGCTGCTTCCGCCTGCCCGATCTGCGTTAGAATTTCACGGTCGTCGAGAACTACAAGCGTATCCCCTTTTTTTACCTTTTGGTGCTCAATGAATTTAATTTCTTTAATGTAGGCCGAAACCCTTGTGTTGATCGGGTTGATGAATTCCTCTACTTGCGCCGCTTCCGTGTAGGTTTTGTCGCCGATGTGGAAATATTGGGCAATCAGCCAGTACAGTCCGAAGCCGATCACGGCAAATACGACGATATTGGAAATAATTGCTTTTGCTTTATTTTTCTTCCTTGCCTTTTTATTGGCTGCACCTCCCGGATTAGCGGGAGCCTGTTGTGCCTGTGTTGTATTTTGTTTCTTGTTTTCCATTATTTTGAGTTTTAAAAATTATAGCGTTCCGGTAGATTTTAAAAGATTATAGTATTGATACAGCATATTGATTTCTGCATTGGCATAATCCAGCTCCGATTGAAGTTTCTGGTTCTGCGCATCGATCATTTCGGCTTGTACGGCCAATTGATTGAGGTATTTGGCTTCCGTAATCTTATAGTTCTCCTCGGCCAGCTTTTTGGCATCATTCAGGATGTCTGCCTGCTGGATCGATTCCTGGTATTTTACATAAGCTGCATTTACCGCCATATCAATATTCTGCTGCGTAAGCGTCATGGCATCACCCGCCTGGTTTTTCTGAATTTCACCCAGCTTTACCCTTTCCTTCGTTTTATACAGGTTATCGATATTATAGCTGAGAGAGATCCCGGTCTGCCATCCGCCTGCATACATATCCAGGACGGGATTCCGTGTGGTAATGGGCCGTTGAACAGAATACCCTCCGAAACCGGCGATGGTAGGCATCTTATCGGTCTTGATAATTTCGATGTTCTTATCGGCAACTTCGATGTTGGTCTTGGCAGACTTCAGTAAAGGATTACTTTCGTGGGCGAGGTTCAGGTAATACGGCATTCCGATTCCGGCCTCTTTTATTTCTAGGCTCTCAACCGGAATAATTTCGGTATCTTCCGGTAATCCTAAAGCAATATTCAGATTGTAATTCAGGATCTTTCTGTTGTTGATTAAAGTTAAAATCCCCTGGTCCAGGTTTTTGATGGCCAATTCACCACGGATGACCTCATTCCGGGTAACCATCCCCTGCTGATAGAATTTCTGGATATTTTTCAGCCTTTCCTGGGCGAGTTTTTTGTTGTTCTCAAAAACTTTCTGCTGGTTGATAATTTTATAGACATCCAGGTAATTGGAAATTACGAGAAACTTCACATCCTGTTTATTCTTTTCCAGATCAAGCTCGGAAAGCTGTTCGCGGAGCCCGGCCATTTCTATTGATCTGTTGACCAATCCTCCTTTAAAGATCAGTTGGGTAGCCTGTACCGCGTATGAACTTCCGTAGTGTGGCATCGCAATAGTGGTTGTGTTGGAAAAATCTTTATCAATAGCCAATGCGTCACCCAGATAAAACTGGCTCATCGAAGCCGTTATCGCGGGTAATTTCTGAAGTTTTACGATTTCTTTATTCTGCCTTGCAATATCGATGTTTTGTGCGGAAACTTTTAACTGCTGATGATTCTGTACGGCAAGTCCGGCCGCTTCGTCTGCGGTCATCTGCCTTATTTCCTGTGAAAAAAACAGCGCAGGAAATAACCCTATCACGAGTGACAGTGCTGTTTTTATGTTCTTTACCATGTTACCTTGTTTTACAGATACAAAGGTAGGACAGCTACAAACTCAAACAAATGTTTAAGAACTGGAAAAAGATGTTCAAATGTAAGATTTCAGCTTTCGAACTGCTTTCTGTAATCGGAAGGACTTTCTCCCAGGTGTTTTTTGAAAAAGTGTGAAAAAGAATACGGATCGCTGAAACCAAGTATGGAAGAAATCTCGGAAACAGGCTTACTGGACGAATTCAGCAACACTTTAGCCTCGTTCGCTACAATCAGTGCAATGACCTGGCTCGCAGACTTTCCCGTAATATCTTTTACCACCGCCGAAAGATGTCTGGTTGTCATAGACTGACGTTGAGCATAAAATTCAAGACTTCGTTGGGTCTGGTGATATTTTGACAGGTCATTCAGGAAAATGAAAACAATTTCTTCCTGTCTCGACATCTGGCTCATGGAATTGCTGTCCTCTTTCGAAATAATTCCGGCCATCTGATAGCAGAATACGGAGAACAGATGTTCCACGATCTCTTTTTTATACGTCATCTCCGTCTCCGAATCCAGGATGTATTTCAGAAAATTAACGCTCTTCCACACCACATCCATTTCGGCAGGCTCAAAAGGCACCCCGATATTCATCTGCTGCCTGAAATAGCGGTAGGTAATCAACCGGTTAAACTTTAAGGATAACGTTGAAATGAATTCCCTTTTGTAAGAAACCATCCTCGACTGGAAATCGTCGCTCACAGAAATCATTTCGTAAACCGTCTGCGGATCGGTCACCATAAACATATTGGCAGAAAGCTCCAGATCCCGGAAATGCTGCTTGAGCCTGATGGTGCCGCTTCTCACAAAGATAAATGCCGGATTATCAGGACGGAAAGGCTTATCGACAGCAATTCTCTCGAAAATATTATGTTGCGTAAAAATTTCAACGCCGAATTTTTCCAGGATAGACATAAGACAAATGTAAGCAATCTGTTCAGCGATTGCAAAAATTTATTATTTTAGTGTTTTCCAAATTACTGATATGAGAAAGATCGATTTACTGTTTGCTGAATATGCCGAAAGCCACAGGAATTCTACCAACAAGCTGATTCACTGGATCTGTGTTCCGCTGATTTTCTGGACCATCCTTGGTTTTATTTCTATCGTACCCTCCAAATCAATCGGGTTCCGGTATATCGGGGAAATCAGTTATGTCAGTTTTATTGCCATCGGCCTGGTTACAGTTTTTTACATGAGGCTTTCTGTATTGATCAGTCTGATCATGTTTTTCGTTATGATTTTAATGGAAAGCTTCGCTTACGGAATCAATATCCGCTTCAAAGGAGATTCCTGGATGGTTTACCTCTCTGTTTTTATTGCCACCTGGATTTTACAGTTTGTCGGCCACAAGATCGAAGGCAAAAAGCCCTCCTTCCTGAAAGACTTACAGTTCCTGTTGGTCGGTCCGATCTGGCTCCTGAGCTTTGTTTTGAAGAAATTAGGAATCAGGTATTAGGGATGAGTAATGAGTAATGAGTAATGAGTAATGAGTAATGAAAGTTAATGCTCTGATTAGCTTTTAGTTTATCCCTGGATTTTTTTTATTTTTACATTTCTTTTATACACGAAATGCTTTTGTTTTCTTACAATTAAACATTGTATTAGGAATAAACTTTGTCTGCCTTCACGGTTTATAACAAAATAATTTAAGCGGATATTACTACTTGGTCTCTTCCGATTCTTTATTAATCTTCCAAAGCATAAACGGCAAAACTGGCGAGCCAATGGTCTCCGCCATAGTTTCCCTGAAAAAGCAAAGGCAATCCATTGTTTAAAAACCGGACCGCTGTTTTCTCAAATTCGTTTTTCAAAGGGTGATGGGCGGGAAGTGATTGGGCAATGCCTTTCATGCACCACGCTCTGGTAAAGGACAGCCCCACCAAATGAACCGTCTGGTAATCCGACAGATCGCTTACCACCGGAATTTTTTCGATATTTTCAAGGCTTTTTTTATCGTAAAATTTATTCAGCCAGGAAACAAATTCTTTCTGTGGCAATACCCTCCGCATCAGATCAGCAATTTCCAGGCTGGGCGAAAAGAAATCCGATCCGTCCGGCTCCAGATAAGCGGGCGTTTTGGTATTGTTCAGGTAAAAATATTTAGCTTTTTCAACAAGTTGTTTCTCAAACTCTTTATCACCGGTTGCGCGGGCCCAATCCAGTGCAAAAACCATGGCAAATGCCGTATTTGGGTGGACGCCCGTTCTATTAGGATACGTCTGTTTAGGTAAAAAAGTTTTCCAGGAACTCAGGATTTTATCGGTTAACGGTTTTAAATTCTGATGCCAGATTTTAGCCTTAGGATCATTCCAGGTAGCCAGCTCTTCATCCAGCTTTAAAAGCCACGCCCAGCCGTAGGTTCTCTCAAAGGTTCCGGTTAACTGGTACTTGGTAAAATAATCAGCTTCGGTCTGAAGGTTTTCTTTTTTAAATGAATTTTCAAGAATCGCTTCAATGTCTTTCGCTACGGATAAATTAGGCTTTGTCTTCAGCAGACGCACCAGCATCCAATGCCCGTGAACCGAGCTGTGCCAATCGAAACAGCCATAAAAACTGGGATGCAGATCTTTTGGGCTTAGCGAAACCTCATTTGCCGTATTGATGATATGTACCGTCTTATTCGGATATTCCTGATTGATGCAATGAAGTGGTTTCTCAGATAATTTAACGGCCATTTCGTCGGTAAGTTTGGGTACTTCCTGGGCAAAGATCAGAAACGGAGCTAATGTAAAGGCTAAAAGACTTTTTTTCATTTGATAAAAATAAAATATTTTCTTTATTTTACATAAAAAACAAATGAATGAAAATGAAATTTCTTATCTTATAAGAAAATGTATCTTCAACGTATACAATAGCCTTGGTCCTGGTCTTTTAGAAGTGTATACCAAAAAATTTTAATTTATGAACTTGAAGAAAATGACTTAGAGATAAAGTCAGAACTGCCAGTTCCTGTAGTTTATGATAACAAAAAATTTGATTTAAACTTTAGGGTAGATATTCTCGTCGAAAACAAGGTCATTTTAGAATTAAAATCAGTAAAAAATCTTGAAGAAATTCATTATAAGCAATTACTAACTTATCTGAAACTTTCTGATAAAAGGCTTGGGTTGCTTGTAAATTTTAATACAACGAATATTCTTGATGGAATTAAAAGAGTTGTTTATAACTTGTAATTTCGCACGCAGATCTTGCAGATTGCGCAGATTAATTTTAATAGTGGACACGTTCAATGTATTTAAACTAAATACTTTACAAGCATTACTAGAATAAAATTACTTAAAATAATTAAAAATCTGCGATATCTGCAAAATCTGCGTGAGATTATTTAACATATTATCTTTAATGGGTAAAGATCAGTCAAAGATTCAATAGTAGGCATCCATCAGAATTAAATTATTTTCAACAATAAAAAATCTGCGGCATCTGCAAAATCTGCGTGAGACTCTAAAATCCTATTTTCCCAGCACAAACACCGCCGGGATCTTATGAAGTTCCGGTTTTTGCTTTTGCCAGTCTTTGATGGTTTTTGTTTTGATGAATTCGTGTTCAGGATCGTTGATGTTCGCGGCAATGCAGAGCTTGGTATTGGGTGACAGAAACTTCGTCAGGTCCTCAAAAAGCGGGTTGTTCCGGTACGGTGTTTCCATAAAGATCTGCGAATAGCCGGTTTTCTGAACCTGAGCTTCCAGTTGTAGGATCTGTTTTTTCTTTTCCCCTCTGTCAATCGGAAGGTAGCCGTTGAAGATAAATTCCTGACCGTTGAATCCGCTTGAAATTAACGCCAGAATAATCGATGACGGACCGGAAATGGGAATGACCCTGATATTTTTCTCATGGCACCATTTCACTATCAGATTTCCCGGATCAGCAATACAGGGAAGCCCGGCTTCGGAAAGCAACCCGAAGTCCTGCCCTTTCAGCATCAGTTCCTGCGCTTCTTTAATATCTGCATTTTCCGTGTATTTATCCAAAAGAAAAAGCTTCAGATCGGATTGTTTTTTCTCAGGAGCAAAAAACTTAACCATTTTTCTTGCCGTTTTCTCATTCTCCACGAAGAAATAGTCCGTCTGCATGATGTAATCTTTGATTACAGGAGCGAAGTGGGTTACCGATGTATTTTCCGAAAGATAAGCAGGAAGTAAAAAAAGCATGATATCGTATTTGTTATTTAAAGTATAAGTAAATGATTATTAAAGTAAAACCTGTCCGGCGATTTTATCGCAGCCCATTTTCAAAAGCTGAAAAACATGTTCGAATTCATCCGGTCCGCCCCAGTACGGATCTGGAACTTCTGCATTTTCATGGTCGCCCAGCACTTCCAGGAAAAGAGAAACCTTCTGCCGCTGTTTTTCAGTTCTGGCTTTTGAAACCACATCGGCCATCACATCGATATCCATACAGTAGATCTTATCGAACT from Chryseobacterium sp. SORGH_AS_0447 includes these protein-coding regions:
- a CDS encoding DUF2891 domain-containing protein, yielding MKKSLLAFTLAPFLIFAQEVPKLTDEMAVKLSEKPLHCINQEYPNKTVHIINTANEVSLSPKDLHPSFYGCFDWHSSVHGHWMLVRLLKTKPNLSVAKDIEAILENSFKKENLQTEADYFTKYQLTGTFERTYGWAWLLKLDEELATWNDPKAKIWHQNLKPLTDKILSSWKTFLPKQTYPNRTGVHPNTAFAMVFALDWARATGDKEFEKQLVEKAKYFYLNNTKTPAYLEPDGSDFFSPSLEIADLMRRVLPQKEFVSWLNKFYDKKSLENIEKIPVVSDLSDYQTVHLVGLSFTRAWCMKGIAQSLPAHHPLKNEFEKTAVRFLNNGLPLLFQGNYGGDHWLASFAVYALED
- a CDS encoding MFS transporter, producing the protein MYNKGLYSDWVPKLVQLLLIVLLMAIVMPLGGVYTGNISYMVGGTGMLSEYYIWANYATTIGMGAAMPIVLRLKMRFKVRDKLTLVLVLLSILNYINATTSEPSVIIGSSVLIGFCKMIVAIELFLPVMAMIGNRGMFYGVFYAFVLVINQVVGYLAVEVSMLYNWQQFFMIVSVLCLVMALMQWIFMHDKYFALKVPLHYIDWLSILLFVSTFMFSAYVFAFGKQQDWLNSTKIINAGIAAFVSFALLVIRQTHLKRPYLSFKIFSRNNVLHGLFMLLCLGMFMATASVQNIFAVGVLGYDQLTNARLNLLMIPGILLAGAIAVFWFKKDKPLKMYIFSGFAAMVGYSIIMYFSMVLEFNYENWYLPLFLKGFGMTALFISVWYYTLDKLELDDMLAAIGLALVWRTFLTIGLFSALFSWFQYRFQVVSLGDLAVYMDGMTVTSQNVAANLKTIQLNAILAANKKIFGYIVVAGFGILGYVLTHHFGRERFISARFVRLLSGKSVIARKRLMERKRLSEEIKDAAGPAL
- a CDS encoding AraC family transcriptional regulator; the encoded protein is MSILEKFGVEIFTQHNIFERIAVDKPFRPDNPAFIFVRSGTIRLKQHFRDLELSANMFMVTDPQTVYEMISVSDDFQSRMVSYKREFISTLSLKFNRLITYRYFRQQMNIGVPFEPAEMDVVWKSVNFLKYILDSETEMTYKKEIVEHLFSVFCYQMAGIISKEDSNSMSQMSRQEEIVFIFLNDLSKYHQTQRSLEFYAQRQSMTTRHLSAVVKDITGKSASQVIALIVANEAKVLLNSSSKPVSEISSILGFSDPYSFSHFFKKHLGESPSDYRKQFES
- a CDS encoding TolC family protein, whose amino-acid sequence is MVKNIKTALSLVIGLFPALFFSQEIRQMTADEAAGLAVQNHQQLKVSAQNIDIARQNKEIVKLQKLPAITASMSQFYLGDALAIDKDFSNTTTIAMPHYGSSYAVQATQLIFKGGLVNRSIEMAGLREQLSELDLEKNKQDVKFLVISNYLDVYKIINQQKVFENNKKLAQERLKNIQKFYQQGMVTRNEVIRGELAIKNLDQGILTLINNRKILNYNLNIALGLPEDTEIIPVESLEIKEAGIGMPYYLNLAHESNPLLKSAKTNIEVADKNIEIIKTDKMPTIAGFGGYSVQRPITTRNPVLDMYAGGWQTGISLSYNIDNLYKTKERVKLGEIQKNQAGDAMTLTQQNIDMAVNAAYVKYQESIQQADILNDAKKLAEENYKITEAKYLNQLAVQAEMIDAQNQKLQSELDYANAEINMLYQYYNLLKSTGTL
- a CDS encoding HlyD family secretion protein — its product is MENKKQNTTQAQQAPANPGGAANKKARKKNKAKAIISNIVVFAVIGFGLYWLIAQYFHIGDKTYTEAAQVEEFINPINTRVSAYIKEIKFIEHQKVKKGDTLVVLDDREILTQIGQAEAAYQNALAQRAATNSSVNTVSNNVNVMESNIAGAKARLWNAEQNLNRYKNLLASEAVTRQQYDQVKTEYDAQKAAYETLVNQKRSANLSTTEVKSKFGIIDAEIKRTKSALDMAKINLSYTVITAPYDGVMGRRTISEGQLIQPGQQVATIVLNQQKWVTANFLESQMPNVKIGEKMMMTADALGGKQFEGVVTAISAATGSRYSSVPTDNSTGNFIKVQQRIPVRIEFTGSNKKEDIEKLSAGMNMNIAIKK
- a CDS encoding low molecular weight protein-tyrosine-phosphatase, producing the protein MNILMVCLGNICRSPLAEGIMKTKVPVDYLVDSAGTISMHEGKHPDARAIETAARHGIDISKQRSRPLTAADFEKFDKIYCMDIDVMADVVSKARTEKQRQKVSLFLEVLGDHENAEVPDPYWGGPDEFEHVFQLLKMGCDKIAGQVLL
- a CDS encoding GxxExxY protein, with amino-acid sequence MKSELPVPVVYDNKKFDLNFRVDILVENKVILELKSVKNLEEIHYKQLLTYLKLSDKRLGLLVNFNTTNILDGIKRVVYNL
- a CDS encoding SAM-dependent methyltransferase, which codes for MLFLLPAYLSENTSVTHFAPVIKDYIMQTDYFFVENEKTARKMVKFFAPEKKQSDLKLFLLDKYTENADIKEAQELMLKGQDFGLLSEAGLPCIADPGNLIVKWCHEKNIRVIPISGPSSIILALISSGFNGQEFIFNGYLPIDRGEKKKQILQLEAQVQKTGYSQIFMETPYRNNPLFEDLTKFLSPNTKLCIAANINDPEHEFIKTKTIKDWQKQKPELHKIPAVFVLGK
- a CDS encoding bifunctional 2-polyprenyl-6-hydroxyphenol methylase/3-demethylubiquinol 3-O-methyltransferase UbiG: MKDLMGKAIWDYYHNENPEDLQTETSISELDELPVNYLFRDFNQMNKIEQKALKLAQGKVLDIGAGAGSHALYLQNERNLDVTALDISPKSIEVCKLRGIKKAVAENMLYFSEGTFDTILLLMNGTGIFQSLQVIDIYLKKLYSLLNAKGQVLIDSTDILYMFDEDEDGGVYIPAEGYYGELDYIVHYKGESEDPIKWLYLDFNTLKNAAENNGFKIEKILQEEDSYLAKITKI
- a CDS encoding DUF962 domain-containing protein, whose product is MRKIDLLFAEYAESHRNSTNKLIHWICVPLIFWTILGFISIVPSKSIGFRYIGEISYVSFIAIGLVTVFYMRLSVLISLIMFFVMILMESFAYGINIRFKGDSWMVYLSVFIATWILQFVGHKIEGKKPSFLKDLQFLLVGPIWLLSFVLKKLGIRY